From Catharus ustulatus isolate bCatUst1 chromosome 6, bCatUst1.pri.v2, whole genome shotgun sequence, a single genomic window includes:
- the LOC116998193 gene encoding protein farnesyltransferase subunit beta-like, translating to MAGAAPGPGGRRRLRDDGVRTCTSAEQSKVEDIVQEVYDAYKTNHHSSQYVLQREKHFHYLKRGLRQLTEAYECLDASRPWLCYWILHSLELLDEPIPESVASDVCQFLRRCQSPQGGFGGGPGQHPHLAPTYAAVNALCIIGTEEAFGVIDRKKLLEYLYSLKQPDGSFLMHVGGEVDVRSAYCAASVASLTNIMTPALFAGTAEWIARCQNWEGGIGGVPGMEAHGGYTFCGVAALVILKQEHLLNLRSLLRWVTGRQMRFEGGFQGRCNKLVDGCYSFWQAGLLPLLHRALHARGDPALSMAHWMFDQLALQEYILLCCQCPAGGLLDKPGKSRDFYHTCYCLSGLAIAQHFGSGDLHNEVVLGIPENCLQATHPVYNIAPEKVARAVMHFLQYPVPSLDPASSAE from the exons ATGGCGGGAGcggcccccggccccggcgggcggcggcggctgcgggacGATGGGGTGCGGACCTGCACCTCCGCCGAGCAG TCCAAGGTGGAGGACATCGTGCAGGAGGTCTATGATGCCTACAAGACAAACCATCACTCCTCACA gtatGTCCTGCAGCGGGAGAAGCACTTCCATTACCTGAAGAGAGGCCTCCGGCAGCTCACTGAAGCCTATGAG TGTCTGGATGCCAGCCGCCCCTGGCTCTGCTACTGGAtcctgcacagcctggagctgctggatgagcCCATTCCCGAGTCGGTGGCCTCTGA TGTCTGCCAATTCTTGAGGCGATGCCAGAGCCcccagggtggatttggggggggtcccggccaACACCCCCACCTCGCCCCCACCTACGCCGCCGTGAACGCGCTCTGCATCATCGGCACCGAGGAGGCTTTTGGTGTCATCGACAG AAAGAAGCTCTTGGAATACCTGTACTCGCTGAAGCAGCCGGATGGCTCCTTCCTCATGCACGTGGGTGGAGAGGTGGATGTCAG gagcgCCTACTGCGCTGCCTCAGTGGCCTCACTGACCAACATCATGACACCCGCGCTCTTCGCTGGGACAGCTGAGTGGATCGCCAG GTGCCAGAACTGGGAGGGTGGGATTGGCGGCGTGCCGGGCATGGAGGCGCATGGTGGCTACACTTTCTGCGGTGTGGCTGCGCTGGTCATCCTCAAGCAGGAGCATCTCCTGAACCTCCGGAGCCTGCTG CGCTGGGTGACTGGGCGGCAGATGCGCTTCGAGGGCGGATTCCAGGGCCGCTGCAACAAGCTGGTGGATGGGTGCTACTCCTTTTGGCAagctgggctcctgcccctgctccatcGGGCACTCCATGCCAGGG GCGATCCAGCGCTGAGCATGGCACACTGGATGTTCGaccagctggcactgcaggaatacatcctcctgtgctgccagtgcccagcTGGTGGGCTGCTGGATAAGCCAGGAAA ATCCCGGGATTTCTACCACACCTGCTACTGCCTGAGTGGGCTGGCCATTGCACAGCACTTCGGAAGTGGAGACCTCCACAATGAGGTGGTCCTGGGTATCCCTGAGAATTGCCTG